A region of the Muricauda sp. MAR_2010_75 genome:
GGACAGGCCTTGGCTAAGCTATGTCCCTCTGGCCATCGGAATCATTTTTATTTTGCGGGCTTTTGGGGATTTTAAATACATTGGTTTTTTCAAAACTGCCAAGAACAGTAAATTTTCGGCTCTGGACACGCGTTATTATTCGCCGCTATGTCTACTTTTAGGAGCAGTCATCTTTATTTTGGAGTTTTTGGGATAGATACTTTTCTGGCACAATTTTCGTTATTTTTGTATGGATAGGACGACCAATGTCCTAAAAACAGGAACTATGCGCGCAATTTTTACCCAAATCAGTTTATTTTTTCTACTTCTCGTAGGATTTCAATCCCAGGCCCAAGATATTACTTGGATTTCTTGGGAAGAAGCCGTGGAACTTTCCCAAACCGATGCTCAACCCAAGAAAATGTTCATTGATGTATACACGGATTGGTGTGGCTGGTGCAAAAAAATGGATAAGGATACGTTTCAACATCCTGATGTTTCCAAATACATGCAGGACAATTTCTATATGGTGAAGTTGGATGCCGAAGGCAAAGACCCTATAGAATACCAAGGAAAGACCTTCAAGTTTGTACCTTCTGGAAGAAGGGGCTATCATGAACTGGCCGCTGCCCTTTTGCAGGGTAAAATGAGCTACCCTACTGTGGTCTTCTTGGATGAACAATTGAATATGCTCTCTCCTGTTCCCGGGTATCAAAAAGTGGAACCATTTCTACAAATTGCCCGTTATTTTGGAGACAATATCTACAAGGATAAGGACTGGCAGACGTATGCTGGAAAATAATTTCCCCTTTACTTACCTACTATAATTTGGGCTTTCTTTGGTGATGGTCACATCGTGCGGATGACTTTCATGGATACCGCTGGAGGTAATCTTCACAAAACGACCGTTTTCCTTTAAGGCCTCAATATCTTTGGCGCCACAATAACCCATTCCGGCACGGAGTCCACCAATAAACTGGTGCATACTTTCGTAAAGGTCACCTTTGTAAGGCACACGCCCCACAATCCCTTCAGGTACTAATTTTTTGATATCATCCTCCACATCTTGGAAATAACGGTCCTTGCTTCCCTGCTTCATGGCTTCCACTGAACCCATTCCACGATAGGATTTGAACTTTCGCCCTTCATAAATGATGGTCTCTCCGGGAGATTCCTTGGTACCGGCCAACAATGAACCCAGCATAACGGTATCGGCTCCGGCTGCTAGCGCTTTGGGGATATCCCCGGTATATCGTATTCCGCCATCGGCAATCACGGGAACTCCTGAACCTTTTATGGCTGCGGCCACTTCCAACACTGCGGAGAACTGTGGGAAACCCACTCCCGCAACCACACGGGTGGTACAAATGGAGCCTGGTCCAATTCCCACCTTGACGGCATCTGCACCGGCCTCCACTAAATACTTGGCAGCTTCGGCGGTAGCAATGTTACCGACAACCACTTCCAACTCAGGATAATTCTTTTTGACTTCCTTTAAAATACTGATCACACCTTTGGTGTGCCCATGCGCCGTGTCAATGATAACGGCATCCACACCAGCGGCTACCAAAGCTCCTGCCCTATCCACTGCATCCGCCGTTACGCCCACTGCGGCAGCAACCCGCAAACGTCCATATTGGTCTTTGTTGGCTATGGGCTTTTGGGTCAATTTGGTGATGTCCCTAAAGGTAATTAGTCCGATCAACTCATCTTTGTCATTAACCACGGGAAGCTTTTCAATCTTATTTTTTTGAAGGATCACTTCAGCTTGTTGTAATGAGGTGCCTTCAGCAACGGTGACCAAATTTTCTGAGGTCATCACCTCTGCAATAGGTCGGCTATCATTTTTCTCAAAGCGAAGGTCACGATTGGTGACAATGCCCAACAACTTCTTGTTTTTGTCAATAATGGGAATCCCACCAATACTATGCTCACGCATGTTGGCCTTGGCATCGCCCACCACAGATTCCAATGGAAGGGTCACAGGGTCCATGATCATACCGCTTTCCGCTCGCTTTACCTTACGTACTTTCATGGCCTGTTGCTCAATGGTCATGTTCTTGTGCAGTACACCAATACCCCCTTCACGCGCCATGGCTATGGCCATACGCGATTCGGTTACCGTGTCCATGGCCGCTGAAACGATGGGCACATTAATGGTAATGTTCCGTGTAAATTTGGACTGAATGTTGACTTCTCTTGGGAGTACTTCGGAATACGCTGGCACAAGTAGGACATCATCGTAAGTAAGTCCTTCGCCAACAATTTTATTTAGGTGGGCTTCCATTGCAATTACGGATTAATTGCGTGCAAATATACCACTATTTTAATTGATTTCTATTCCTTCCTTTGTTTCGATTGAAACACAATCAATTTATTTTTATTTAGACTTATTATAAATAATTAATATATTTGTTCCAAATTCTGATTTAATGTGCAGTTCCTTACATATTTTGAGTCAATCCAAGAACGGTTTATTGACCTTTTGTGACAAAACCAAACTCTTTCAACTGATCTTCAACAATCTTTGTTTTGAATTGTATGAGTGGGAGTTGGAAGCTTTTAAAGAATACGTGGGTGAAATTGATATCCCCTATTGGGAAAATCAACTGAAACATTGGACACAACAACGGAAAATTCCAATTTCAGTTGGGAAAAAGCACTTTATTATCTTGGTGAACAAGGAAGAAGTCCATGAAATACTGCAGTTATTATCCTTCAAAAAACCACATATTAAATTTTTGGAATATCAGGATATCGATTACCGATTTATAGAAAATTAAAGCTATTATTTTCTGATCGGTTTCAGACACTGCCATACTACCAAAGCGGCAGAGCCTGTAAATGTGAGCGTCATTAAAACCCCGGAAAAGATGACGATATACTTGAACCATGAAATGCCCTTCCACATCAGGTAAATTCCTCCAAAAGTCAAAATAACGGACAGAAAAGGTTCTATCGACAAGAAAAGCTTCCATTTTTTGGAGCAGTGGGTCATCCAGACCAATCCACCCAACAAAAAGAAAATTAGGGACATGGAAAGTATGTGGGTGTGCACAATGGTAAGCATTTCCCGGTCACCCTTTTTGAACTTCATCACTTCCGCTTCCTCATCCTCTTCATTCCCCAAATAATTCTCCTCTATTCCTGCCGGGGTGGTGGATTCGGTTTCTTTAATGAACAGCAGTCCAGTAAAAAATCCAACTGAAAGAATAATCACAAACGTTGCGATAAAAAGTCGGATTTCGCTAGGAAAACGGGGTAGCAGTCCATTATACTCCATTACAGTTTTCCGTTTTGCTGAAGTACCCCGATAGTCTGAAAAAGGTTATCCATAGCCTTGGTCATTGAGTTTACTGAAATGGTGGCTCCGGAAATGACGTCGATATTGGTGTCGCTGTCAACACGATCTCCTCCAGTTTTTCCTAAAAATTGCTTTAACCAGCGCTTGCTGCCAATCTCACCGCCATATTCTTCGCGGTAAATCAATACTTTAGTATGGATGACCTCTACATTCTCATTGAACAACACCAAATAATCAAATACGGCTGTCTTGCTGGGTGCCTGATCCGCAAACGCATAGCCCAAAACGGATTGACCAGCCTGAATGCGGAATAAATTTTCCCCAGAAACCTTAGCCGG
Encoded here:
- the guaB gene encoding IMP dehydrogenase: MEAHLNKIVGEGLTYDDVLLVPAYSEVLPREVNIQSKFTRNITINVPIVSAAMDTVTESRMAIAMAREGGIGVLHKNMTIEQQAMKVRKVKRAESGMIMDPVTLPLESVVGDAKANMREHSIGGIPIIDKNKKLLGIVTNRDLRFEKNDSRPIAEVMTSENLVTVAEGTSLQQAEVILQKNKIEKLPVVNDKDELIGLITFRDITKLTQKPIANKDQYGRLRVAAAVGVTADAVDRAGALVAAGVDAVIIDTAHGHTKGVISILKEVKKNYPELEVVVGNIATAEAAKYLVEAGADAVKVGIGPGSICTTRVVAGVGFPQFSAVLEVAAAIKGSGVPVIADGGIRYTGDIPKALAAGADTVMLGSLLAGTKESPGETIIYEGRKFKSYRGMGSVEAMKQGSKDRYFQDVEDDIKKLVPEGIVGRVPYKGDLYESMHQFIGGLRAGMGYCGAKDIEALKENGRFVKITSSGIHESHPHDVTITKESPNYSR
- a CDS encoding thioredoxin family protein, with protein sequence MRAIFTQISLFFLLLVGFQSQAQDITWISWEEAVELSQTDAQPKKMFIDVYTDWCGWCKKMDKDTFQHPDVSKYMQDNFYMVKLDAEGKDPIEYQGKTFKFVPSGRRGYHELAAALLQGKMSYPTVVFLDEQLNMLSPVPGYQKVEPFLQIARYFGDNIYKDKDWQTYAGK
- a CDS encoding FMN-binding protein, with product MKLGKSISLVLGLFVLFAFSLPKEVNKRVLKEVEKTFEVSDFTLEPITVSKELNAELPAKVSGENLFRIQAGQSVLGYAFADQAPSKTAVFDYLVLFNENVEVIHTKVLIYREEYGGEIGSKRWLKQFLGKTGGDRVDSDTNIDVISGATISVNSMTKAMDNLFQTIGVLQQNGKL
- a CDS encoding DUF6686 family protein — encoded protein: MCSSLHILSQSKNGLLTFCDKTKLFQLIFNNLCFELYEWELEAFKEYVGEIDIPYWENQLKHWTQQRKIPISVGKKHFIILVNKEEVHEILQLLSFKKPHIKFLEYQDIDYRFIEN